DNA from Aggregatimonas sangjinii:
AAACCCCCTTAAACCAAAGCCGGCGGCGAATATGCCGATGGCGATGAACAGTATTTCCCGTAAGGCATGTACCAATTCTACTTGTCCGGCCCTTACTTCGGTAGCAATTTGCTTCTTTGAGATTTTTTCTTGCGAAACTTGGCCTTTTAGCTTGCTTTTAGCACGTTCGACCAGTAAATATTGAAGTATAGGATTCATGCCGTTAAAGTAGCGAAAAAAATCAGCTTCCCGCAGTTGAATACGGTGTGAAAGGTCGTTTAAATACTAAACTTCAATTTCTTCTCGATCGCTACGATCATCTCATTGGCAATATCCTTTCCAGTCGCATTTTCAATGCCTTCCAAACCGGGTGAGGAATTGACCTCTAACAACAACGGACCTTTGTTCGAACGGATGATATCCACACCGGCCACAGCGAGGTTCAGCACTTTGGCCGCCTTTACAGCCAATTTTTTCTCCTCTTGGGTAATTTTAATAATCGAAGCGGTACCCCCTTGGTGAATGTTCGCACGAAATTCACCTTTAGTGGCTTGGCGTTGCATCGAGGCCACTACCTTATTATTGATAACGAAACAGCGAATGTCCTGACCGTTGGCCTCTTTGATAAATTCCTGGACCAAAATATTCGTATTGACACTCTTAAATGCGTTAATCACACTCTCGGCGGCCTTGTTGGTCTCGGCAAGCACCACACCCTTGCCCTGTGTACTTTCCAGCAATTTGATGATCAAAGGCGCTCCGTTCACCATTTTGATCAAGTCCTTGGTATCCATCGGTGATTTGGCAAAGCCGGTAATCGGGATGTGAATATCGTTTTTGGAAAACAGCTGCGATGCGAAGAGTTTGTCCCTTGACTGGGTAATCGCTTCCGCGGAATTTTGGCAATACACCCCAAGATTATCGAACTGACGGATCAAGGCACAGCCATAAAAGGTGACGGAAGGCTTGATCCTTGGGATGACCGCATCGAACTCCTTAAGGATATTTCCACCGCGATACCGTATTTCCGGGGAGTGGGCATCCAGTTTCATATAGGCCAGCTCAACGTTCAGGAAAACGATTTCATGACCTCTCGCCATTGCGGCCTCAACAATGCGTTTGTTGCTATAAAGCTCCGGGTTGCTTGCCAACAAGGCGATTTTCAATCCAGTCTTTTCTTTGTAGAACGGTGCATATTTTCGATACACATCGGCATCGGTAAAGGCCCGCTGCTGATAATACAAGGCCGGGTTCACGATATACCTTTCGTTTAGAGCCTCTCGACCCAGCAACATCCGAAATTCCATGGTATCCCGATTGGCCAAGGTCAGCTCTATTTCAAAGGTTTCCTCTCCGATCGTTACGGGGGTTTTGACCACGAAGCGCTCCTCGGAAATACCGGAGGAGCTCTTTACCATACGACGATCTACAAGTCGCGCCTCACATTGAATAGCAATACTCCTATTCTCCTGAATGGGATTTACCTCGAACTTTACCCACTCCTGGGCGTCTTTGCTATAGGCTTTTATGTTGGTTGCTTGAATCGATGAGGTTTTTGCTCCGGAATCTACCCGCGCCTTGATGGCCGGAATGCCCAAATTCTCAAAAACACACCACTCTTCACTTCCTATTATTTTTAAATCGTTCAATATATGTCGTATTTAATTTCATTTCCAAGAAAGGCACTATTGGTATATTCTATCCGCTCCGAACAACCTTAAATGCGGTATGAAAAAATAGTGTATCTAACTAGAAAATACGGAATTAAGCAAAATTCAGCTTATTGGTCTTCGTCATCCCCATCCACCATATCTTCAGGTTTGGGAGCAACGACAGCTTCAGGATCATCGTCATCGAAATCCTCATAATCGCTTTCATCATAATTTTCCATCGTATACTCCAACTTCTCGCTGATTTTTACCAAATACTTGGTATCCTCGGTGAGTACTTCCACCGCCTCGATTCGGTCACCATGAGCATTGCGAAACGAAATGATATCGCGATCATCGTACCCATCTGGGTAGCGCTCCACCGTAAGCTTTAGTACCTCTGGCGTCAACTTTTTAAAATCGACGATTACTCTTCTTAAATGCGCGTGCTTGTCCATAATTACATACTTAAAGAATGACTAAAAAATCTACCGTCTGGTGGCCGAGACCACGAAAAATACATCTGAAGAAAGCTGCCACGTTCTCAGAAACAAATGAAAAGAAAAAAACGGAGTTTTTAATAAAAAAATTCCGCCATAGCATAAAATTAGTTCGATTAGGTCTATTCATAAACCCATTTTTAAACTAAAGGACTAATTTTTAGTATTTTAGATTTCCTATTGCAAACATATTTATACTATGATGAAAACGAGAAATAAGCTACTGCCCCTAATTTTTCTGCTGACTTTTAGCCATACCGCTATTACGTATGCCCAAATTCCGTCAAATGTCTACTATTTTCAAGAGATAACCGATGGGAAAAGGGTGAAACACGAACTAAAAATCAACGAGAATTACCTGATTCAAAACATTTATGAAACCAATCCGAACAAATTCGTTAAGACCATTGGTGGTTATTTTACCATTCAACAAGATACGCTTAAGGTAGATTTGGAATTCAATTCAAATTATGAGCAAGATTCCATTACGAAAGTAGCCTTCCCTTATACTTTTCATGGCGATAAACTTGTTCTTCACACAACACCACAACAGGAATATCTCGCTCCGGAAAATCTGGAACAGGAGCTTGACGGCCATTGGCTCTTCGCCACTAGAGGCCCTGATAACGGTCAAGAGCGAAGGGATGATACCAATGCGCGAAAAACGCTAAAAGTGCTTCAGGACAACACTTTTCAATGGATTGCTTACCGTACTGAAACCATGAAGTTCTCCGGAACCGGTGGTGGGTATTTTTCGTCGGAGAATGGTGTCTACTCCGAAAAAATTCAATTCTTCTCAAGGGACGATTCCAGGGTCGGTGCCGAGTTGAAGTTCAATTATGAGTTGAAGGATGGCGATTGGCACCATACCGGCAATAACAGCAAAGGAGAGCCGATGTATGAGATTTGGGCAAGAAGGGGGACTAAGCGGTAGGCAGTAGGCAGTAGGCAAAATTTTGAAATTATATCTCTCACTCTTTTAAACCCTTCTGAGACGGCCGGTTCTTAAGTTGGGATTGGAATTGAACTTGTAAAATGAAAAGGTGCTTTTATGCTAGCACGGTATGGTTAAAAAAATTATTTTTGCCATCCATTTAAGCGGCCTCGTAGTTCAATGGATAGAATAGAAGTTTCCTAAACTTTAGATGCAAGTTCGATTCTTGCCGAGGCTACTATAGTTTTGATTTCAGGAAAATTCCTTTGAAAACCAAAATACGATTATTGGGATGATAGCCCACCGTAAAAGGAAGCCCCGATGTTAGTCTACCACCTCGACCACCATCTCAACCTCAACGGCCATATTACCGGGCAAAGAGCCCATACCTACGGCAGCGCGGGCATGTTTGCCCCTATCCCCAAAAACTTGTACCATCAAGTCGGAATAACCGTTTATCACCTTTGAATGATCGGTAAATTCAGGTACAGCGTTCACCATACCCTTTACCTTTACGATTCTTTTTATCCTGTTCAGATTCCCCAATTCAGCCTTTAAAACAGCCAGTTGGTTAATTGCTGCCCAGCGGGCCGCTTCATACCCCTCTTCCAGGGTCAAGTCAGCACCTAATTTGCCCACAACATTTTCACCATCATCCTTTTTGGGGCCTTTGCCCGCCAAAAAAAGGAGATCGCCAGTGCGTACCGCATGTACGTAACTTGCCACAGGTATTCCAGGTTCTTTCAATACGATACCAAGAGTGTCGAGCACTGCTTGGGGATCATAGCCTTCATCGATCTGAACAATGGCGGTTTCTACCACCTGCGTCTCGACGGACATTTTTTTCTCGGTTAGGCCTTCGCAGGAAATACTTGCGACAATCAATACAGCGTACAATATATTTTTCATGGTCATTGTTTGAGATATATCTTTACACATTTAAAACTAAAAAACCCAAGGCCTTTTTCCCATGGCGGCCTTAGGCTTTCGATACAATTAGGAGAGATATAAACGCCTATTCCTTTTTAAAATCCCCGGCGTTTACAACAGTCCACTTTTCATAAGGCTGTACATACTTTTTGATAGCAGCATTCACATCGGCAACGGTAAGCTTGCTTACCTTTTCTTCAAGTTCTTTTTGAAAATCCATATCGCGATCATAGAAAATATTGTTGTTGATCAAGCTAGACAGTTCGTTGTCCTTGGCCCTCGATACGCTTTGGGCCTGAATCCATCCGTTTACGGCATTCTTCAACTCCTCTTCGGTGATACCGTCCTTGATGAATCTTGCAATCTCTTCTTTAAAACCCAACTGTACTTTGTCGTAATTGGCGGGCGCATAGATCGCATACAAATACATGCCCGAATTGGCATCTTCTTTATTGCCATC
Protein-coding regions in this window:
- the rimK gene encoding 30S ribosomal protein S6--L-glutamate ligase — translated: MNDLKIIGSEEWCVFENLGIPAIKARVDSGAKTSSIQATNIKAYSKDAQEWVKFEVNPIQENRSIAIQCEARLVDRRMVKSSSGISEERFVVKTPVTIGEETFEIELTLANRDTMEFRMLLGREALNERYIVNPALYYQQRAFTDADVYRKYAPFYKEKTGLKIALLASNPELYSNKRIVEAAMARGHEIVFLNVELAYMKLDAHSPEIRYRGGNILKEFDAVIPRIKPSVTFYGCALIRQFDNLGVYCQNSAEAITQSRDKLFASQLFSKNDIHIPITGFAKSPMDTKDLIKMVNGAPLIIKLLESTQGKGVVLAETNKAAESVINAFKSVNTNILVQEFIKEANGQDIRCFVINNKVVASMQRQATKGEFRANIHQGGTASIIKITQEEKKLAVKAAKVLNLAVAGVDIIRSNKGPLLLEVNSSPGLEGIENATGKDIANEMIVAIEKKLKFSI
- a CDS encoding RidA family protein; protein product: MKNILYAVLIVASISCEGLTEKKMSVETQVVETAIVQIDEGYDPQAVLDTLGIVLKEPGIPVASYVHAVRTGDLLFLAGKGPKKDDGENVVGKLGADLTLEEGYEAARWAAINQLAVLKAELGNLNRIKRIVKVKGMVNAVPEFTDHSKVINGYSDLMVQVFGDRGKHARAAVGMGSLPGNMAVEVEMVVEVVD